One genomic segment of Fusobacterium nucleatum includes these proteins:
- the rbr gene encoding rubrerythrin, with amino-acid sequence MDLKGSKTEKNLMTAFAGESQARNKYNFYAKVAKEEGYEQIAELFDITAANEKEHAKLWFKALHGDTVPDTLTNLADAAAGENYEWTDMYTKFAEEAKEEGFLKLAKQFEMVGKIEKEHEERYRKLLENIKNGAVFHSEEKVAWECMECGHLHYGNDAPGKCPVCGADKAKFKRRAVNY; translated from the coding sequence ATGGATTTAAAAGGAAGTAAAACAGAAAAGAATTTAATGACAGCATTTGCTGGTGAATCACAAGCAAGAAATAAATATAATTTTTATGCAAAGGTAGCAAAAGAAGAAGGATATGAACAAATAGCAGAATTGTTTGACATAACAGCAGCCAATGAAAAAGAACATGCTAAACTTTGGTTTAAAGCATTACATGGAGATACTGTACCTGATACATTGACAAACCTTGCAGATGCAGCAGCTGGTGAAAATTATGAATGGACAGATATGTATACTAAGTTTGCAGAAGAAGCAAAAGAAGAAGGATTTTTAAAACTTGCTAAACAATTTGAAATGGTTGGAAAAATTGAAAAAGAACATGAAGAAAGATACAGAAAATTATTAGAAAATATTAAAAATGGAGCAGTTTTCCATTCAGAAGAAAAAGTTGCTTGGGAATGTATGGAATGTGGTCATCTTCATTATGGAAATGATGCACCTGGAAAATGTCCTGTTTGTGGAGCAGATAAAGCAAAATTTAAAAGAAGAGCAGTTAATTATTAA
- the hemB gene encoding porphobilinogen synthase, with amino-acid sequence MFTRTRRLRRNFLTRELVKNISIEKASLIYPLFVCDGENIKSEIESMPQQFRYSLDRLNEELDNLLKLGINNILLFGIPNHKDELGSQAYDENGIVQRAVRQIRKDYQDKFLIVTDVCMCEYTSHGHCGILHNHDVDNDETLEYIAKIALSHAKAGADIIAPSDMMDGRIGKIREVLDKNNFKDIPIMSYSVKYSSAYYGPFRDAADSAPSFGDRKTYQMDFRSYNNFYREVEADTQEGADFIMVKPAMAYLDVIKSVSKISNLPIVAYNVSGEYSMVKAAAKNNWIDEQKIVMENMYAIKRAGADIIITYHAKDIAKWLSN; translated from the coding sequence ATGTTTACAAGAACAAGAAGATTAAGAAGAAATTTTTTAACAAGAGAATTAGTTAAAAATATTAGTATAGAAAAAGCTTCATTGATATATCCATTATTTGTATGTGATGGAGAAAATATAAAATCTGAAATAGAATCTATGCCACAACAATTTAGATATTCTTTGGATAGATTGAATGAAGAATTAGATAATTTATTAAAATTAGGAATTAATAATATTTTACTTTTTGGAATACCTAATCATAAAGATGAATTAGGAAGCCAAGCCTATGATGAAAACGGAATTGTTCAAAGAGCAGTAAGACAAATCAGAAAAGATTATCAAGATAAATTTTTAATAGTTACTGATGTATGTATGTGTGAATATACTTCTCATGGGCATTGTGGAATTTTACATAATCATGATGTAGACAATGATGAAACACTTGAATATATAGCAAAAATTGCTTTATCTCATGCAAAAGCAGGAGCAGATATAATAGCACCATCTGATATGATGGATGGAAGGATTGGAAAAATTAGAGAAGTTTTAGATAAGAATAATTTTAAAGATATTCCAATAATGTCATACAGTGTAAAATATTCATCTGCATATTATGGACCTTTTAGAGATGCCGCTGATTCAGCACCAAGTTTTGGAGATAGAAAAACTTATCAAATGGATTTTAGAAGTTACAATAATTTTTATAGAGAAGTTGAGGCTGACACACAAGAGGGAGCAGACTTTATAATGGTAAAACCTGCTATGGCTTATTTAGATGTTATAAAATCAGTTTCAAAAATTAGTAATTTACCAATTGTTGCCTATAATGTAAGTGGGGAATATTCTATGGTTAAAGCAGCAGCAAAAAACAACTGGATAGATGAACAAAAAATCGTTATGGAAAATATGTATGCAATAAAAAGAGCTGGAGCTGATATAATAATCACTTATCATGCAAAGGATATCGCAAAATGGTTGTCTAATTAA
- the glmS gene encoding glutamine--fructose-6-phosphate transaminase (isomerizing) gives MCGIIGYSGSKANAVEVLLEGLEKVEYRGYDSAGIAFVTDSGIQIEKKEGKLENLKNHMKNFEVLSCTGIGHTRWATHGVPTDRNAHPHYSESKDVALIHNGIIENYVEIKKELLEQGVKFSSDTDTEVVAQLFSKLYDGDLYSTLKKVLKRIRGTYAFAIIHKDFPDRMICCRNHSPLIVGLGEHQNFIASDVSAILKYTRDIIYLEDGDVVLVTKDNVTVYDKDEKEVKREVKKVEWNFEQASKGGYAHFMIKEIEEQPEIIEKTLNVYTDKDKNVKFDEQLEGINFHDIDRIYVVACGTAYYAGLQGQYFMKKLLGIDVFTDIASEFRYNDPVITNKTLAIFVSQSGETIDTLMSMKYAKEKGARTLAISNVLGSTITREADNVIYTLAGPEISVASTKAYSSQVLVMYLLSLYIGAKLGKIKEKDYQKYISDINLLKENVVKLISEKEKIHDIAKKIKDIKNGFYLGRGIDEKVAREGSLKMKEINYIHTEALPAGELKHGSIALIEKGVLVVAISTNLEMDEKVVSNIKEVKARGAYVVGACKEGSLVPEVVDDVIQVKDSGELLTPVLTVVGLQYLAYYTSLEKGFDVDKPRNLAKSVTVE, from the coding sequence ATGTGTGGAATAATCGGATATTCTGGGAGTAAAGCAAATGCAGTAGAGGTTTTATTAGAAGGACTTGAAAAAGTTGAGTACAGAGGTTATGACTCAGCTGGTATTGCTTTTGTAACTGACAGTGGAATTCAAATTGAAAAGAAAGAAGGAAAATTAGAAAATTTAAAAAATCATATGAAAAATTTTGAAGTTCTTTCTTGTACAGGTATAGGGCATACTAGATGGGCAACTCATGGAGTACCAACTGATAGAAATGCTCACCCTCATTATAGTGAAAGTAAAGATGTAGCACTTATTCATAATGGAATTATTGAAAATTATGTAGAAATAAAAAAAGAATTATTAGAACAAGGTGTAAAATTTAGTTCAGATACAGATACAGAGGTTGTGGCTCAACTATTTTCAAAATTATATGATGGAGATTTATATTCAACTCTTAAAAAAGTTTTAAAAAGAATAAGAGGAACTTACGCCTTTGCTATAATTCATAAAGATTTCCCTGATAGAATGATTTGTTGTAGAAATCATAGCCCTTTAATTGTTGGACTTGGGGAACATCAAAATTTTATTGCTTCTGATGTTTCAGCAATTTTGAAGTACACAAGAGATATTATTTATCTTGAAGATGGAGATGTTGTTTTAGTAACTAAGGACAATGTCACTGTCTATGATAAAGATGAAAAAGAAGTAAAAAGAGAAGTGAAAAAGGTTGAATGGAATTTTGAACAGGCTTCCAAAGGTGGATATGCTCATTTTATGATAAAGGAAATTGAAGAACAGCCTGAAATTATTGAAAAAACTTTAAATGTATATACAGACAAAGACAAAAATGTAAAATTTGATGAGCAATTAGAAGGAATAAATTTCCATGATATTGATAGAATATATGTGGTAGCTTGTGGAACTGCTTATTATGCAGGTTTACAAGGACAATATTTTATGAAAAAGTTATTAGGAATAGATGTATTCACAGATATAGCTTCTGAATTTAGATATAATGATCCAGTAATAACAAATAAAACATTGGCTATTTTTGTAAGTCAATCAGGAGAAACTATTGATACTTTAATGTCAATGAAATATGCAAAAGAAAAAGGAGCAAGAACTCTTGCTATATCTAATGTTTTAGGTTCTACAATAACAAGAGAAGCAGATAATGTTATCTATACTCTTGCAGGACCTGAAATATCAGTTGCTTCAACTAAGGCATACAGTTCACAAGTCTTAGTTATGTATCTATTATCACTATATATAGGAGCTAAACTTGGAAAAATAAAAGAAAAAGATTATCAAAAATATATTTCTGATATTAACTTATTAAAAGAAAATGTAGTTAAATTAATTAGTGAAAAAGAAAAAATTCATGATATTGCTAAAAAAATAAAAGATATAAAAAATGGTTTCTATCTTGGTAGAGGAATAGATGAAAAGGTTGCCAGAGAAGGAAGCTTGAAGATGAAAGAAATTAACTATATTCATACTGAGGCACTGCCTGCTGGGGAATTAAAACATGGAAGTATTGCTCTTATAGAAAAAGGAGTTTTAGTTGTTGCTATTTCTACTAACTTAGAAATGGATGAAAAAGTTGTATCAAATATAAAAGAAGTTAAGGCAAGAGGAGCTTATGTTGTTGGAGCTTGTAAAGAAGGAAGTTTAGTTCCAGAAGTGGTAGATGATGTAATTCAAGTTAAAGATAGTGGAGAGCTATTAACACCAGTTCTTACAGTGGTAGGTTTACAATATTTGGCATATTACACTTCTTTGGAAAAAGGTTTTGATGTTGATAAACCAAGAAATCTTGCAAAATCTGTAACAGTGGAATAA
- a CDS encoding NRAMP family divalent metal transporter: MEKKNNLSVLLGAAFLMATSAIGPGFMTQTAVFTKDMGATFGFVILASVIMSFVAQLNVWRVLAVSKMRGQDIANNVLPGLGYFITFLVCLGGLAFNIGNVGGAALGFQVLFDLDLKIAALVSGALGVIIFSFKSASKLMDKLTQILGAMMILLIGYVAFSTNPPVGTAIKETFIPSSVNLIAIITLIGGTVGGYIMFSGGHRLIDAGIIGEENLPQVNKSAILGMGVATIVRIFLFLAVLGVVSLGNQLDAGNPAADAFKIAAGTVGYKIFGLVFLAAALTSIVGAAYTSVSFLKTLFKVVKNYENLFIIGFIVVSTLILIFLGKPVKLLVLAGSLNGLILPITLAITLIASKKEGIVGKYKHSNILFLLGWVVVVVTAYIGVKSLSKLAELFA; the protein is encoded by the coding sequence ATGGAGAAAAAGAATAATTTATCTGTTCTTTTGGGAGCAGCATTTTTAATGGCAACTTCGGCAATAGGACCTGGATTCATGACTCAAACAGCTGTTTTTACAAAAGATATGGGAGCAACATTTGGTTTTGTAATATTAGCATCAGTTATAATGTCTTTTGTAGCTCAATTAAATGTGTGGAGAGTTCTTGCTGTTTCTAAAATGAGAGGACAAGATATTGCAAATAATGTTCTACCAGGGCTTGGCTATTTTATAACATTTTTAGTTTGTTTAGGTGGTTTGGCTTTCAATATAGGAAATGTTGGTGGAGCTGCCTTAGGTTTCCAAGTTTTATTTGATTTAGATTTAAAAATTGCTGCTCTTGTAAGTGGAGCATTGGGAGTAATTATATTCTCTTTTAAATCTGCTTCAAAACTTATGGATAAACTAACACAAATTTTGGGTGCAATGATGATTTTACTTATAGGATATGTTGCTTTCTCAACTAATCCCCCTGTTGGAACTGCTATAAAAGAAACTTTTATACCTAGTTCTGTAAATTTAATAGCCATTATCACTTTAATTGGAGGAACTGTTGGAGGTTATATTATGTTCTCTGGTGGGCATAGGCTTATAGACGCAGGAATTATTGGAGAAGAAAATTTACCACAAGTTAATAAATCAGCAATATTAGGAATGGGTGTTGCTACAATAGTAAGAATATTTTTATTCTTAGCAGTTTTAGGGGTTGTTTCTCTTGGAAATCAACTTGATGCAGGAAACCCAGCAGCAGATGCTTTTAAGATTGCTGCAGGAACTGTTGGATATAAAATATTTGGTTTAGTATTCTTAGCAGCTGCTTTAACTTCCATTGTTGGTGCTGCTTATACAAGTGTTTCTTTCTTAAAAACATTATTTAAAGTTGTTAAAAATTATGAAAATTTATTTATAATAGGTTTTATAGTTGTATCAACTTTAATTCTTATTTTCCTAGGTAAACCAGTAAAATTACTTGTTCTTGCAGGTTCATTAAATGGACTTATCTTACCTATCACTTTAGCAATCACTTTAATAGCTAGTAAAAAAGAAGGAATTGTTGGAAAATACAAACATTCAAATATTTTATTCTTATTAGGTTGGGTTGTTGTAGTTGTAACTGCATATATAGGAGTGAAATCTCTATCAAAATTAGCAGAATTATTTGCTTAA
- a CDS encoding aminopeptidase P family protein has protein sequence MEINKRIEKARKVMKKYKVDAYIITSSDYHQSEYIDDYFKGREYLSGFTGSAGILVIFKDEACLWTDGRYHIQAEKQLKGSEVKLFKQGNLGVPTYQEYIISKLAENSKIGIDAKILLSSDVNEILSKKKYKIVDFDLLAEVWDKRKKLPNGKIFILEDKYTGKTYKEKVKEIRATLKEKGANYNIISSLDDIAWIYNFRGCDVIHNPVALSFTIISEKKSTLYINEKKLDKKAQKYFKDNKVEIKEYFEFFKDIKKLKGNILVDFNKISYAIYEAINKNTLINSMNPSTYLKAHKNKTEIANTKKIHIQDGVAIVKFMYWLKNNYKKENITEFSAEQKINSLRKEIEGYLDLSFHTISAFGKNAAMMHYSAPEKKSAKIGDGVYLLDSGGTYLKGTTDITRTFFLGKVGKQEKTDNTLVLKGMLALSRAKFLFGATGTNLDILARQFLWNVGIDYKCGTGHGVGHILNVHEGPHGIRFQYNPQRLEVGMIVTNEPGAYIEGSHGIRIENELLVKEVCETEHGKFLEFETITYAPIDLDGIVKTLLTKEEKQQLNEYHSKIYKKLSPYLNKKEKEFLKEYTKLI, from the coding sequence ATGGAAATCAATAAGAGAATTGAAAAAGCTAGAAAAGTTATGAAAAAATATAAGGTTGATGCTTATATTATAACAAGTTCTGATTATCACCAAAGTGAATATATTGATGATTATTTTAAAGGTAGAGAATATTTATCAGGTTTCACAGGCTCTGCTGGGATATTAGTTATATTCAAAGATGAAGCTTGCCTATGGACAGATGGAAGATATCATATTCAAGCTGAAAAGCAGTTAAAAGGTAGTGAAGTAAAATTATTTAAACAAGGTAACCTTGGAGTTCCTACTTATCAAGAATATATAATTTCTAAATTAGCAGAAAATTCTAAAATTGGTATAGATGCAAAAATTCTTTTATCTTCCGATGTTAATGAAATTCTTTCAAAGAAAAAATATAAGATAGTTGATTTTGATTTATTAGCAGAAGTTTGGGATAAAAGAAAAAAATTACCTAATGGAAAAATATTTATCTTAGAAGATAAATATACTGGAAAAACATACAAAGAAAAAGTTAAAGAAATAAGAGCAACTTTAAAAGAAAAAGGTGCAAATTATAATATTATTTCAAGTTTAGATGATATTGCTTGGATATATAATTTTAGAGGTTGTGATGTAATACATAATCCAGTAGCTTTATCATTTACAATAATTTCTGAAAAAAAATCAACTCTTTACATTAATGAAAAAAAATTAGATAAGAAAGCTCAAAAATATTTTAAAGATAATAAAGTTGAAATTAAAGAGTATTTTGAATTTTTTAAAGATATAAAAAAATTAAAAGGAAATATTTTAGTTGATTTTAACAAGATTAGTTATGCTATTTATGAAGCTATTAATAAAAATACTTTAATTAATTCTATGAATCCAAGTACATATTTAAAGGCACATAAAAATAAAACTGAAATAGCTAATACCAAAAAAATCCATATTCAAGATGGAGTTGCCATAGTTAAATTTATGTATTGGTTAAAAAATAACTATAAAAAAGAAAATATCACAGAATTTTCAGCAGAACAAAAAATTAATTCTTTAAGAAAAGAAATAGAAGGATATTTAGATTTAAGTTTCCATACTATTTCTGCTTTTGGAAAAAATGCAGCTATGATGCACTATTCTGCACCTGAAAAGAAATCAGCTAAAATAGGAGATGGTGTATACTTACTTGATTCTGGTGGAACATATTTAAAAGGAACTACTGATATAACAAGAACTTTCTTTTTAGGAAAAGTTGGTAAACAAGAAAAAACTGATAATACTTTGGTTTTAAAAGGAATGTTAGCATTATCAAGAGCAAAATTTTTATTTGGAGCAACTGGAACAAATTTAGATATATTAGCTAGACAATTTTTATGGAATGTTGGAATTGACTATAAATGTGGAACAGGACATGGAGTAGGACATATTTTAAATGTACATGAAGGACCTCATGGTATTAGATTTCAATATAATCCTCAAAGACTGGAAGTTGGTATGATAGTTACAAATGAACCAGGGGCATATATTGAAGGTAGCCATGGAATAAGAATTGAAAATGAACTTTTAGTAAAAGAAGTATGTGAAACTGAACATGGAAAATTCTTAGAATTTGAAACTATAACTTATGCTCCTATTGATTTAGATGGAATTGTAAAAACTCTTTTAACAAAAGAAGAAAAACAACAACTAAATGAATATCATTCAAAAATATATAAAAAATTAAGTCCATACTTAAATAAAAAAGAAAAAGAATTTTTAAAAGAATATACTAAGTTAATTTAA
- a CDS encoding putative glycoside hydrolase: MKFMKKLSLFIMFLVIGAFFSENSYSKEKSSNSYYEYTTEKIKIYSDENKKENIGTLIKGTRVNVYDTKEIIKKSKDKKGNEIEKKTVMKKITYKDVHKTKVVWIEDGYLVSTLNEAVDQRFKNLDFTKKEKKEYTDNKRVKVRGLYVSAHSVALKGRLDELIELAKKNNINAFIIDVKGDYGELTFPMSDEINKYTKSANKNPIIKDIEPVIKKLKDNGIYAIARIVSFKDTIYAKENPDKIIVYKDGGKAFTNSDGLVWVSAYDKNLWEYNVTVAKEAAKAGFNEIQFDYVRFPASNGGKLDKVLNYRNTDNLTKAEAIQKYLHYAKEELESYQVYISADIYGQVGSSSDDMALGQFWEAVSSEVDYVSPMMYPSHYGKGVYGLAVPDANPYKTIYQSTKDSINRNNNIDSPAIIRPWIQAFTAAWVKGHINYGPNEIKDQVKAMKDLGVDEYILWSPTNRYEKFF; the protein is encoded by the coding sequence ATGAAATTTATGAAAAAATTATCACTATTTATTATGTTTTTGGTTATAGGAGCTTTTTTTTCAGAAAACTCTTATTCTAAAGAAAAGTCTTCAAATTCATATTATGAATATACCACAGAAAAAATTAAAATATATTCAGATGAGAATAAGAAAGAAAATATTGGAACTTTAATAAAAGGAACTCGGGTAAATGTATATGATACAAAAGAAATTATAAAAAAAAGTAAAGACAAAAAAGGAAATGAAATTGAGAAAAAAACTGTTATGAAAAAGATAACATATAAAGATGTACATAAAACAAAAGTCGTTTGGATAGAAGATGGTTATCTTGTATCAACATTAAATGAAGCAGTTGACCAAAGATTTAAAAATTTAGATTTTACAAAAAAAGAGAAAAAAGAGTACACTGATAATAAAAGAGTTAAGGTTAGAGGATTATATGTTTCTGCACATTCTGTTGCACTTAAAGGTAGACTAGACGAACTTATAGAACTTGCTAAAAAGAATAACATAAATGCCTTTATTATTGATGTAAAAGGAGATTATGGAGAACTAACTTTTCCTATGTCAGATGAAATAAATAAATATACAAAATCAGCTAATAAAAATCCAATAATAAAAGATATTGAGCCTGTAATAAAAAAATTAAAAGATAATGGTATCTATGCTATTGCAAGAATAGTGTCTTTCAAAGATACAATTTATGCTAAGGAAAATCCTGATAAAATTATTGTATATAAAGATGGTGGAAAAGCATTTACAAATAGTGATGGACTTGTATGGGTTTCTGCTTATGATAAAAATTTATGGGAATATAATGTAACAGTTGCAAAAGAAGCGGCAAAAGCAGGGTTTAATGAAATACAATTTGACTATGTAAGATTTCCAGCTTCTAATGGTGGAAAGCTTGATAAAGTCTTAAATTATAGAAATACAGATAATTTAACAAAAGCAGAAGCTATTCAAAAATATTTACATTATGCAAAAGAGGAATTAGAATCATATCAAGTTTATATAAGTGCTGATATTTATGGACAGGTTGGAAGTTCTTCTGATGATATGGCTTTGGGACAATTTTGGGAAGCAGTTAGTTCAGAAGTAGACTATGTATCTCCTATGATGTATCCTAGCCATTATGGAAAGGGAGTTTATGGACTTGCTGTTCCTGATGCCAATCCATATAAGACAATTTATCAGTCAACTAAAGATTCTATAAATAGAAATAATAATATAGATAGCCCTGCTATTATAAGACCATGGATACAAGCGTTTACTGCTGCTTGGGTAAAAGGACATATAAATTATGGACCAAATGAAATTAAAGATCAAGTTAAAGCAATGAAAGATTTAGGAGTTGATGAATATATTTTATGGAGCCCTACTAATAGATATGAGAAATTTTTTTAG
- a CDS encoding 5-oxoprolinase subunit PxpA: protein MKFFVDLNSDIGEGYGAYKLGMDEEIMKCVTSVNCACGWHAGDPLIMDKTIKIAKEKNVAVGAHPGYPDLLGFGRRKMVVTPAEAKAYMLYQLGALNAFAKANGTKLQHMKLHGAFYNMAAVEKDLADAVLDGIEQFDKDIIVMTLSGSYMAKEGKRRGLKVAEEVFADRGYNPDGTLVNRSLPGAFVKDPDEAIARVIKMVKTKKVTAVNGEEIDIAADSICVHGDNPKAIEFVDRIRKSLITDGIEVKSLYEFIK from the coding sequence ATGAAATTTTTTGTGGATCTAAATTCTGACATTGGTGAAGGTTATGGAGCTTACAAACTTGGAATGGATGAGGAAATCATGAAATGTGTTACCAGTGTAAATTGTGCTTGTGGTTGGCATGCAGGTGACCCATTAATTATGGACAAAACAATTAAAATTGCAAAAGAGAAGAATGTTGCTGTTGGTGCTCACCCTGGATATCCAGACTTGTTAGGTTTTGGTAGACGGAAAATGGTTGTAACTCCTGCTGAAGCTAAGGCATATATGTTATATCAACTCGGTGCTTTAAATGCCTTTGCAAAAGCTAATGGAACTAAACTTCAACATATGAAATTACATGGTGCTTTCTATAATATGGCAGCTGTTGAAAAAGATTTAGCAGATGCAGTTTTAGATGGAATTGAACAATTTGATAAAGATATAATAGTTATGACTTTAAGTGGAAGTTATATGGCAAAAGAAGGAAAAAGAAGAGGATTAAAAGTTGCAGAAGAAGTTTTTGCAGATAGAGGATACAATCCTGATGGAACTCTTGTTAATAGAAGTTTACCAGGTGCTTTTGTAAAAGACCCAGATGAAGCTATTGCTAGAGTTATAAAAATGGTAAAAACTAAAAAGGTTACTGCTGTTAATGGAGAAGAAATTGATATAGCTGCTGATTCTATCTGTGTCCATGGAGATAATCCAAAAGCTATTGAATTTGTAGATAGAATAAGAAAATCATTAATTACAGATGGAATAGAAGTAAAATCATTATATGAATTTATAAAATAA
- the hpf gene encoding ribosome hibernation-promoting factor, HPF/YfiA family yields the protein MKLSIHGRKITLTDAIRKYAEEKISKVEKFNDSIIKIDATLAASKLKTGNAHVTEILAYLSGSTLKATATESDLYASIDKAVDIMENQLKKHKEKRSRAKVQDDTRKKSYSFDYIVETEEKLSDEKKLVKVYLPLKPMEISEAILQLEYLNRVFFAFTNTATGKMAVVYKRKDGDYGVIED from the coding sequence ATGAAATTATCAATTCACGGAAGAAAAATTACTTTAACTGATGCTATTAGAAAATATGCAGAAGAAAAAATTTCAAAGGTAGAAAAATTTAATGACTCTATTATCAAAATAGATGCCACTTTAGCTGCTTCTAAATTAAAAACTGGTAATGCACATGTTACAGAAATTTTAGCTTATCTAAGTGGAAGTACACTGAAAGCCACTGCAACTGAATCAGATTTATACGCTTCTATAGATAAAGCTGTTGATATTATGGAAAACCAATTAAAAAAACATAAAGAAAAAAGAAGTAGAGCAAAAGTTCAAGATGACACTAGAAAAAAATCTTATAGTTTTGATTATATAGTTGAAACAGAAGAAAAACTTTCTGATGAAAAGAAATTGGTTAAAGTTTATTTACCTTTAAAACCTATGGAAATTTCAGAAGCTATTTTACAACTTGAATATTTAAACAGAGTTTTCTTTGCTTTTACAAATACTGCAACAGGAAAAATGGCAGTAGTTTATAAGAGAAAAGATGGAGATTATGGAGTTATTGAAGATTAG
- the pxpB gene encoding 5-oxoprolinase subunit PxpB, whose product MENSVKFLFSGDSALVIEFGNEISVDINKKIRKMMDNIKKENIDGIVELVPTYCSLLVNYDVLKVDYQSLVEKLKTLLNDDNETVEDEEVTLIEIPTLYNDECGPDLSYVAEYNKLLKEEVIKIHTGTDYLVYMLGFMPGFTYLGGMSEKIATPRLESPRLQIYPGSVGIAGKQTGMYPSMSPGGWRIIGRTPLKLYNPDSETPVYISSGDYIRYVSISEEEYNNILKKVENNEYKLNIRKVKRGELNA is encoded by the coding sequence ATGGAAAATTCAGTAAAATTTCTATTTTCTGGAGATTCTGCCTTAGTAATAGAATTTGGAAATGAAATCTCTGTTGATATAAATAAGAAAATTAGAAAAATGATGGATAATATAAAAAAAGAAAATATAGATGGGATTGTTGAACTTGTTCCTACTTATTGTTCTTTACTTGTAAATTATGATGTCTTAAAAGTTGATTATCAAAGTTTGGTTGAAAAATTGAAAACTCTTTTAAATGATGACAATGAAACTGTTGAAGATGAGGAAGTTACTTTAATAGAAATTCCTACTTTATACAATGATGAATGTGGACCTGATTTATCTTATGTAGCTGAATATAATAAACTTTTAAAAGAAGAAGTTATTAAAATTCATACAGGAACAGATTATTTAGTTTATATGCTTGGTTTTATGCCAGGTTTCACTTACCTAGGAGGTATGTCTGAAAAAATAGCAACTCCAAGATTAGAAAGTCCTAGATTACAAATTTATCCAGGCTCTGTTGGAATAGCAGGTAAACAAACAGGAATGTATCCTTCAATGTCCCCTGGTGGTTGGAGAATTATTGGAAGAACTCCATTAAAATTATACAATCCTGATAGTGAAACTCCTGTCTATATCAGTTCTGGAGACTATATAAGATATGTTTCTATTTCAGAAGAGGAATATAATAATATTCTAAAAAAAGTAGAAAATAATGAATATAAATTAAATATTCGTAAAGTTAAGAGAGGTGAGCTAAATGCCTAG